One window of Hymenobacter sp. BRD128 genomic DNA carries:
- a CDS encoding tyrosine-protein kinase, which produces MALSENAELEELIRRTTTGTEATLPVSGGTGEDESGGESSFDLTTLVLAARKSLPWAVLLVSLGLLSSWLYLRYTKPVYKASSVLKIDERSDARDLGLASVSGEGSHGSELAGEVELIKSGLTYKRLKELVPLDVNYYTQGTVLEAELFGSCPFRVEYTISDQAFYNRKFNVSYVSADSYHLEVVLGEETLKGTYKIDQYVQLPGIKLRLLATSYAPLAPAFSEANYHFTILDDNTINNYLDRNLMADVLNVSANTIQISFQDYNRLKAQRIVNALDTVYRDAKVARKKESNEKALAYLDQQLSANGNNLAKAEDNLKSFVQRNGTYDAKEQLSEITTKLTEIEKQRDELEQKLTLLNNVGRLAEQEQLTPNDDVSVEQSIPGLVLLGDPIISRQLDELNTLQQNLRRIRRSYQDATEAVKQPKAMVAFAQTTLKHQIKQAQIQLRNQLNVLSSQQGLLSGELQSLPGKETELERLRRPLQLYGNTYQMLLEKKVEYNIQNAGTTANFQILSPAYAPDTPISPVRLFVYAIGLAGGLVLSLGLIATRYLMHNTITSVNELERNTNASVLGVIPTYEKEKLHISRMVVDKNPKSSVSEAIRSIRTNLDFISPSSKKRLISVTSTISGEGKTFVTVNLGGIIALSGQRVIILDLDMRKPKVNLAFDAENVRGISTILIDRHSVAECIQHTGIESLDFISAGPTPPNPSELILHPRFDQMLEELRKIYDVILIDTPPVGLVTDGILIMRKADVPIYIVRANYSRKTFLKNMNRLLRNNQFTRMCTILNDAKAEGSYGYGYGYGYGYGYGYGHGMGYYEDPVQKPSLGQRLKGLFS; this is translated from the coding sequence ATGGCATTAAGTGAAAATGCAGAACTGGAAGAGCTTATCCGGCGCACCACTACGGGAACGGAAGCCACCTTGCCAGTAAGCGGCGGAACAGGAGAAGATGAGTCGGGAGGAGAAAGTAGTTTCGACCTAACCACATTAGTGCTAGCAGCCCGCAAAAGTCTACCGTGGGCAGTGTTATTAGTTTCACTTGGTCTGCTAAGTTCTTGGCTGTATTTGCGGTATACAAAACCTGTTTACAAAGCATCTTCAGTATTGAAAATAGATGAGCGCAGTGATGCTCGTGATTTAGGATTAGCATCAGTAAGTGGAGAAGGAAGTCATGGTTCGGAGCTAGCTGGCGAAGTAGAGCTAATTAAGTCTGGGCTTACATATAAACGCCTTAAAGAGCTTGTTCCCCTTGATGTCAATTACTATACACAAGGTACTGTACTAGAGGCAGAACTATTTGGCTCCTGCCCTTTTCGCGTTGAATATACTATTAGTGACCAAGCTTTTTATAATCGTAAGTTTAATGTTAGCTACGTCAGCGCTGATAGCTATCATTTAGAAGTAGTATTAGGAGAGGAAACATTAAAGGGGACTTATAAAATCGACCAGTATGTACAACTACCAGGAATTAAATTACGGTTATTAGCTACTAGCTATGCCCCTTTAGCTCCCGCTTTTTCCGAGGCAAATTATCATTTTACTATACTAGATGACAATACTATTAATAATTATCTAGACCGTAATTTAATGGCTGACGTATTAAATGTCAGTGCAAATACTATTCAAATTTCTTTCCAGGATTATAATCGCCTGAAGGCCCAACGAATAGTTAATGCTCTTGATACAGTATATCGCGACGCTAAAGTGGCACGTAAAAAAGAGTCGAACGAAAAAGCCCTAGCCTATTTAGACCAGCAATTAAGCGCTAATGGCAATAATTTAGCCAAGGCAGAGGATAATCTTAAGAGTTTTGTTCAACGCAATGGCACTTATGATGCGAAAGAGCAATTAAGTGAAATAACGACAAAGTTAACCGAAATAGAAAAGCAACGAGATGAACTTGAACAGAAGCTTACGCTACTCAATAACGTAGGTCGTTTAGCTGAGCAGGAACAACTTACGCCGAATGATGATGTTTCAGTAGAGCAATCTATTCCAGGGTTAGTGCTTTTGGGTGACCCGATTATTTCACGGCAACTTGATGAATTAAATACGCTTCAACAGAATCTACGGCGCATTCGCCGTTCATATCAAGACGCAACCGAAGCAGTTAAGCAACCAAAAGCAATGGTAGCGTTTGCACAAACAACCTTAAAACATCAGATTAAACAGGCACAGATACAATTACGCAACCAGCTGAACGTACTTAGTAGTCAGCAAGGATTATTGAGCGGCGAATTGCAATCCCTGCCTGGAAAAGAAACAGAATTAGAGCGACTTAGGCGCCCCCTTCAACTCTATGGCAATACTTACCAGATGCTACTGGAGAAGAAAGTAGAATACAACATCCAAAATGCTGGCACTACAGCCAATTTTCAGATTTTATCCCCGGCGTATGCCCCTGATACTCCAATCTCGCCCGTAAGGCTATTTGTATATGCTATCGGGCTAGCTGGCGGGCTGGTACTGAGCTTGGGATTAATTGCGACCCGCTACTTAATGCATAATACAATAACAAGTGTTAATGAATTAGAGCGTAACACTAATGCATCAGTATTAGGAGTTATTCCAACCTACGAAAAGGAGAAGCTTCATATTTCACGGATGGTAGTAGATAAGAACCCTAAATCATCAGTATCAGAGGCTATTCGCTCTATCCGAACTAATCTTGATTTTATTAGCCCTTCTAGTAAGAAACGTTTAATATCCGTTACTTCAACTATTTCGGGAGAAGGAAAAACATTCGTAACTGTTAATCTAGGAGGCATTATTGCCTTATCGGGACAGCGTGTTATTATCCTTGACCTTGATATGCGGAAGCCGAAAGTAAATCTGGCTTTTGATGCCGAAAATGTGCGCGGTATTAGCACTATCCTTATTGACCGGCATTCGGTGGCTGAATGCATACAACATACAGGCATCGAATCACTGGATTTCATTTCGGCTGGTCCTACACCACCCAACCCGTCGGAGCTTATTCTACATCCGCGCTTCGACCAGATGCTGGAGGAACTGCGTAAAATATACGATGTTATTTTGATTGACACGCCGCCGGTGGGTCTGGTAACGGATGGCATTCTTATTATGCGCAAAGCCGATGTGCCGATTTACATTGTGCGAGCCAATTATTCGCGTAAGACATTCCTAAAAAACATGAACCGGCTGCTGCGGAACAATCAGTTTACGCGTATGTGCACCATTCTTAATGATGCTAAAGCGGAGGGTTCATACGGCTACGGTTATGGCTATGGCTATGGCTATGGCTATGGCTATGGCCACGGCATGGGTTACTATGAAGACCCCGTGCAAAAACCTTCATTAGGCCAACGCCTAAAGGGATTATTTAGTTAA
- a CDS encoding tyrosine-protein phosphatase, which translates to MASFWQRLIGHNVAEEQSDMNRPLAALKADMHSHLLPGLDDGAETLPHSLDLLRELRNLGFTKLVMTPHIMGDFYKNTPAGVRSALATLRVAAAEAGLADVALECAAEYYLDEWFGRKLAAGTELLTFGGEQRYLLIETSYLNEPLNLNGTIFDLQAAGYRPVLAHPERYVYFYSRFAEIEKLRQEHGVLLQLNLNSLAGYYSPAARHVAEKLIDGGLVDFVGTDTHHLRHTAALATKTVKSAYFRKLMALPLLNNTL; encoded by the coding sequence ATGGCAAGCTTCTGGCAGCGATTAATTGGCCATAATGTTGCAGAGGAGCAGTCGGATATGAATCGGCCTTTAGCAGCGCTGAAGGCTGATATGCACTCGCACTTACTACCAGGCCTAGATGATGGTGCCGAAACATTGCCCCATAGTTTGGACCTTTTGCGCGAGCTTCGCAACCTAGGCTTCACTAAATTGGTAATGACGCCCCACATTATGGGCGATTTCTATAAGAATACGCCCGCAGGCGTGCGAAGTGCCCTAGCTACCCTGCGCGTGGCAGCAGCCGAGGCTGGCTTAGCCGATGTAGCCTTAGAATGTGCCGCTGAGTATTACTTAGATGAGTGGTTTGGCCGTAAGCTAGCCGCTGGTACTGAGCTATTGACGTTCGGAGGTGAGCAGCGTTATCTGCTCATTGAAACTTCTTACCTCAATGAGCCACTCAATCTAAACGGTACTATTTTCGATTTGCAGGCAGCTGGCTACCGCCCAGTGCTGGCTCACCCTGAGCGTTACGTATATTTCTATTCGCGCTTTGCTGAAATCGAGAAACTGCGGCAGGAGCATGGTGTGCTCTTGCAACTCAACCTCAACTCGCTGGCCGGCTACTACTCGCCGGCCGCACGCCATGTAGCAGAAAAGCTGATTGATGGGGGCTTGGTCGATTTTGTGGGCACCGATACGCATCATTTGCGCCACACGGCGGCCCTCGCTACTAAGACAGTAAAGTCCGCTTACTTTCGCAAGCTAATGGCGTTACCCCTCCTCAATAACACGCTCTAA
- a CDS encoding NAD-dependent epimerase/dehydratase family protein: MIFVTGGTGLIGSFVLQELRARGLAVRALYRGSAPPTLAPTGIEWVQGDLVDSTLLVHALSAEVTHVFHCAGLVSYAPQDEDALLQVNVEGTAAIVDACLLHPGIRLGYVSSVAALGQPAVEPAGNNSATPLLLDETATWDLGASHPAYATSKYLAELEVWRGIAEGLRAVIVNPSIVLGPGDWRRSSTRLLRYAYDEHRFYTQGQLNFVDVRDVTVQLVRLTLDLPELPAARYILNGSLCPLGEFLTDMATALGRRPPTVAVPDWAAEVIWRLEQVRAMLTGARPLITRDTARAGRQPVLYDARKAEHTTGLSFRPLAETIAWLAETTKTNLAAHPTVVS; this comes from the coding sequence ATGATTTTTGTAACGGGCGGTACCGGGCTCATCGGCTCTTTTGTTCTGCAAGAATTGCGGGCCCGGGGGCTAGCCGTACGGGCTCTTTATCGCGGGTCGGCGCCACCTACCCTCGCCCCAACTGGCATAGAGTGGGTGCAGGGCGACTTAGTCGACAGCACTTTGCTAGTGCATGCGCTCTCCGCTGAGGTTACGCACGTATTTCACTGTGCCGGACTCGTATCTTACGCGCCTCAGGATGAAGACGCACTCCTACAAGTAAATGTAGAGGGCACCGCTGCTATAGTAGATGCCTGCTTACTGCACCCTGGTATTCGCTTAGGATATGTGTCATCGGTGGCGGCCCTGGGGCAGCCGGCCGTTGAACCAGCCGGTAATAATAGCGCTACGCCACTATTGCTTGATGAGACGGCAACCTGGGACCTCGGGGCTAGCCATCCGGCCTACGCCACCAGCAAGTACCTAGCTGAGCTAGAGGTATGGCGGGGCATAGCCGAAGGATTACGTGCAGTTATCGTTAATCCTTCAATAGTATTGGGGCCGGGCGACTGGCGGCGTAGTAGCACGCGCCTGCTGCGCTATGCTTACGATGAGCACCGCTTCTACACCCAAGGACAACTCAATTTTGTAGACGTGCGCGATGTAACAGTGCAATTAGTGCGCCTAACTTTAGACCTGCCCGAACTACCAGCTGCTCGCTATATCCTCAACGGTAGCCTTTGTCCGTTGGGAGAATTTTTGACCGACATGGCAACTGCCCTGGGGCGACGCCCACCCACGGTAGCCGTGCCCGACTGGGCCGCCGAGGTTATCTGGCGGCTGGAACAGGTCCGCGCTATGCTCACGGGCGCCCGCCCGCTCATCACCCGTGATACGGCGCGGGCTGGTCGGCAACCCGTGCTTTATGATGCCCGCAAGGCAGAGCATACCACCGGTCTGTCTTTTCGTCCCCTCGCCGAAACTATAGCGTGGCTAGCCGAAACCACTAAAACGAACCTCGCAGCCCACCCTACGGTTGTATCTTAG
- a CDS encoding tetratricopeptide repeat protein translates to MNEPFDDPQAAQDTVRRYERMLAHDEAVFFDLEEFEVIIDHYVTNAAFDKAQQACEAALSQYPFSTELLIDRAQIAAMRGDYAEAERQIANVASLDPDNADVAVTRGIIATQRGDFEEAVRFFQAALERNPDREDIHFNLGLAYQSWHKYKSAARHYKHSLRLHPDNETTVQELLNCLEVSNRLPEHEDFFQRFTDDDPYSVVAWYNLGQYYYRLEKYEQAAAAFDYAIVIEADFYDAHHWLADTYVCQQQYQKAIAEFELSYPLNEPTDEALCNIGECYEKLRAWEQARQYYRKALEINPDMDEAWFGQGVLLQEQERPFEALHFFRKAVQLYGESGEYWAALGAAENQVGNVVSALEAYEKATEVAPDDATGWVSWSAILYEQGHYEEAVELLQHAVELHPHEAHFHYMLCAYLLAAGRLREAYLELETALTLNYEQHSLLFDYFPELEKQPALQRLIEQFRK, encoded by the coding sequence ATGAACGAACCATTTGATGACCCACAAGCCGCTCAGGACACTGTGCGTCGCTACGAGCGAATGCTGGCTCACGATGAGGCAGTATTCTTTGACTTAGAAGAGTTTGAAGTAATCATCGACCATTACGTTACCAATGCAGCTTTCGACAAAGCCCAGCAGGCTTGTGAAGCGGCGCTTAGCCAATATCCGTTTTCTACCGAATTACTTATCGACCGTGCCCAAATAGCTGCCATGCGCGGCGACTATGCCGAAGCCGAGCGCCAGATTGCCAATGTGGCTAGCCTCGACCCCGACAATGCCGATGTAGCCGTAACACGTGGCATCATTGCTACGCAGCGCGGTGATTTTGAAGAGGCCGTACGCTTTTTTCAAGCGGCATTGGAGCGCAATCCTGACCGTGAGGATATCCACTTTAATCTGGGCTTGGCCTACCAAAGCTGGCATAAGTACAAGAGTGCGGCGCGGCATTATAAGCATAGCCTACGCCTGCATCCTGATAACGAGACAACGGTGCAGGAACTACTCAACTGCCTGGAAGTTAGCAATCGACTGCCCGAGCACGAGGATTTTTTTCAGCGTTTTACTGATGACGACCCTTACTCGGTCGTGGCCTGGTATAACTTAGGGCAGTATTATTACCGCTTGGAAAAATACGAGCAGGCAGCGGCAGCATTTGACTATGCCATCGTGATTGAGGCTGATTTTTACGATGCGCATCATTGGCTAGCCGATACGTATGTGTGCCAGCAGCAATACCAAAAAGCTATCGCGGAGTTTGAGTTGAGCTACCCGCTCAATGAGCCTACCGACGAGGCGCTATGCAACATCGGGGAGTGCTACGAGAAGCTGCGTGCCTGGGAGCAAGCCCGGCAATACTACCGCAAAGCCCTTGAAATCAATCCTGACATGGATGAGGCCTGGTTTGGGCAGGGTGTACTATTGCAAGAGCAGGAGCGCCCTTTCGAGGCGTTGCATTTCTTCCGCAAGGCCGTGCAGCTTTATGGCGAAAGCGGCGAATACTGGGCAGCTCTTGGCGCAGCCGAAAATCAGGTAGGCAATGTTGTCAGCGCCCTTGAAGCCTACGAAAAGGCGACGGAGGTGGCGCCTGATGATGCCACTGGCTGGGTAAGCTGGAGCGCTATTCTCTATGAGCAAGGGCATTACGAAGAAGCTGTGGAACTGCTACAGCACGCCGTGGAGCTCCATCCCCACGAGGCGCATTTTCACTATATGCTATGTGCCTACTTATTGGCTGCCGGCCGCCTGCGCGAGGCCTATCTGGAATTGGAAACTGCGCTTACGCTTAATTATGAGCAGCATTCCTTGCTGTTTGACTATTTTCCGGAGTTGGAAAAGCAGCCGGCTTTGCAACGGCTCATTGAGCAGTTTCGCAAGTAG
- a CDS encoding phosphosulfolactate synthase — MNYSLSQLPERTQKPREQGFTMMMDKGLSLREVEDFIEVGAPYTDIVKLGWATSFVVPNLKRKLDIYRAAGIPVYLGGTLFEAFIIRNQFDDYRRLLDTFDLEYAEVSDGSIDLNHDRKCDFIRELSKSVKVLSEVGSKDAEKIIPPYKWISQMQTELEAGAIKVIGEAREGGNVGLFRSTGEVRSGLVEEILTKIPSERIIWEAPQKAQQVWFIKLLGANVNLGNIAPNEIVSLETIRLGLRGDTFSHFLDMDAVDPMFHPEAKTGKPGTSMPRG, encoded by the coding sequence ATGAATTATTCGCTTTCCCAGCTCCCCGAACGCACCCAAAAGCCTCGTGAGCAAGGCTTTACCATGATGATGGATAAAGGTTTGAGCCTACGTGAAGTCGAAGACTTCATAGAAGTAGGCGCGCCTTACACCGATATTGTTAAGTTGGGATGGGCTACCTCCTTTGTGGTGCCTAATCTGAAGCGCAAGCTGGATATTTATCGTGCAGCTGGCATTCCGGTTTACCTAGGCGGTACTTTGTTTGAGGCTTTCATTATCCGCAATCAGTTTGACGACTACCGCCGCCTGCTCGACACCTTTGACCTAGAGTATGCCGAAGTATCGGATGGCAGCATAGACCTCAATCACGACCGCAAGTGCGACTTTATTCGTGAGCTAAGCAAGTCGGTAAAAGTGCTCAGTGAGGTTGGCTCTAAGGATGCGGAAAAGATTATTCCGCCCTATAAGTGGATTTCGCAGATGCAAACCGAATTAGAAGCCGGTGCCATCAAGGTAATTGGAGAAGCCCGCGAAGGTGGCAACGTAGGCTTGTTTCGCAGCACAGGCGAAGTTCGCTCGGGGCTGGTCGAAGAAATCCTGACCAAGATTCCATCGGAGCGCATTATTTGGGAAGCCCCGCAAAAAGCGCAGCAAGTTTGGTTTATCAAGCTACTAGGAGCTAATGTGAACTTAGGTAATATTGCTCCAAATGAGATTGTAAGCCTCGAAACCATCCGATTGGGGTTGCGTGGCGATACGTTTTCTCATTTTTTGGATATGGATGCAGTGGACCCCATGTTTCATCCGGAAGCTAAGACCGGTAAACCCGGTACGTCGATGCCTCGCGGGTAG